One genomic segment of Nocardia spumae includes these proteins:
- a CDS encoding M48 family metallopeptidase: MQSDDHRTDQSPQQGPGWNPVTGMAGWDPRLGPPGWGPQQPFSPPQVPPHQPTTGLSPWGMPARHAWEIPLLVVVILATTAGYLIALLFLLVGAVNYYVLLLILAPILLWFGRGTNYSMQRLNAVKMSPTQFPEGYRMVVEAAARFGMATVPDAYVLLGNGQINAFASGHGFRRFVVVYSDLFEVGGQARDPDALAFIIGHEVGHIAAGHVSYWRQLGMFLVPFLPILGNSLIRAQEYTADNHGFCNRYAGAPGAMKTLAGGKYLNSLVDFDEMADRAPREKGFFVWIINAMSSHPVLTWRMWALRDRSRHGRMFLRPSGPPPPRITPPPAGYPPVAGPPQYLPSQPMPPSGPPTETAGYTGYGEYPGLPPR; this comes from the coding sequence ATGCAGTCCGACGATCACAGGACCGATCAGTCACCACAGCAGGGGCCGGGATGGAATCCGGTGACCGGTATGGCGGGGTGGGATCCGAGGCTCGGCCCTCCGGGATGGGGTCCGCAGCAACCGTTTTCGCCGCCACAGGTCCCACCGCATCAACCGACGACCGGGTTGTCCCCGTGGGGTATGCCGGCCCGGCACGCCTGGGAGATCCCACTGCTGGTGGTCGTGATCCTGGCGACCACCGCCGGATATCTCATCGCGCTGTTGTTCCTGCTGGTCGGGGCCGTCAACTACTACGTCCTGCTGTTGATTCTGGCGCCGATTCTGCTCTGGTTCGGCCGTGGCACGAACTATTCGATGCAGCGCCTCAACGCGGTGAAGATGTCGCCCACCCAATTCCCCGAGGGATACCGGATGGTGGTGGAGGCCGCGGCGCGCTTCGGCATGGCGACCGTCCCGGACGCCTATGTCCTGCTGGGCAACGGCCAGATCAACGCCTTCGCCTCCGGACACGGCTTTCGCCGCTTCGTCGTGGTCTACAGCGATCTGTTCGAGGTCGGCGGACAGGCGCGCGACCCCGACGCGCTGGCGTTCATCATCGGCCACGAGGTCGGCCACATCGCGGCGGGCCATGTGTCCTATTGGCGGCAGCTCGGCATGTTCCTGGTGCCGTTTCTGCCGATCCTCGGCAATTCGCTGATCCGCGCCCAGGAGTACACCGCGGACAACCACGGATTCTGCAACCGGTATGCCGGTGCGCCGGGTGCCATGAAGACGCTGGCCGGTGGCAAGTACCTCAACTCGCTGGTCGACTTCGACGAGATGGCCGACCGGGCGCCGCGGGAGAAGGGCTTCTTCGTCTGGATCATCAACGCGATGTCGTCCCACCCGGTGCTGACCTGGCGTATGTGGGCGCTACGCGACCGCAGCCGGCACGGGCGGATGTTCCTGCGCCCCAGCGGGCCTCCGCCACCGCGCATCACCCCGCCGCCCGCGGGATATCCGCCGGTCGCCGGCCCGCCGCAGTACCTGCCATCGCAGCCGATGCCACCGTCGGGCCCGCCGACCGAAACCGCCGGGTACACCGGTTACGGCGAATATCCGGGTCTGCCGCCGCGGTAG
- a CDS encoding ribose-5-phosphate isomerase: protein MRVYLGADHAGFELKNQVKDHLTQAGHDVVDCGAHEYDAVDDYPAFCIDAARRVVADPGSLGIVFGGSGNGEQIAANKVPGARCALAWSVETAKLAREHNNAQLMGIGGRMHSTEEAFAIIDTFLATPWSDEQRHQRRIDIIAEYEKSGQPPAVQS from the coding sequence ATGCGCGTATATCTGGGTGCCGACCATGCCGGCTTCGAACTGAAGAACCAAGTCAAGGATCATCTGACGCAGGCCGGCCACGACGTGGTCGACTGCGGAGCCCACGAGTACGACGCCGTCGACGATTACCCGGCCTTCTGCATCGATGCCGCGCGCCGTGTGGTCGCTGACCCGGGCAGTCTCGGCATCGTATTCGGCGGCAGCGGTAACGGTGAGCAGATCGCCGCGAACAAGGTGCCTGGTGCCCGCTGTGCGCTGGCCTGGAGCGTGGAGACCGCCAAACTTGCTCGTGAGCACAACAATGCGCAGCTCATGGGCATCGGCGGCCGCATGCACAGCACCGAGGAGGCGTTCGCCATCATCGACACCTTCCTCGCGACTCCGTGGTCGGACGAGCAGCGCCACCAGCGTCGCATCGACATCATCGCCGAGTACGAGAAGTCCGGTCAGCCGCCGGCGGTGCAGAGCTGA
- a CDS encoding Fpg/Nei family DNA glycosylase encodes MPEGHTLHRLAKLHHRRFAGGVVRVSSPQGRFADGAALVDGGILVKAEAWGKHLLHHYDSGLTVHVHLGLYGTFTESPAPLSDPIGQVRMRMIGAGKAARAWYGTDLRGPTACEVLHGPEVDALTARLGPDPLRRTADPGRAGQRIRRSNRSIAALLMDQSVVAGVGNVYRAEVLFRHGISPRRPGREVTATEWDALWADLVALMKVGVRKGVIVVIRPEHDRGAPSYAVGKPRTYVYRRAGDPCRICATTVAHAVLEGRNLFWCPTCQPV; translated from the coding sequence ATGCCTGAGGGACATACGCTGCATCGTCTGGCGAAGCTGCATCATCGGCGATTCGCCGGCGGCGTCGTACGGGTGTCCAGTCCGCAGGGACGTTTCGCCGACGGCGCCGCGCTGGTGGACGGCGGCATCCTCGTCAAGGCCGAGGCGTGGGGCAAACACCTACTGCACCATTACGATTCGGGTCTGACGGTGCACGTCCATCTCGGCCTGTACGGCACCTTCACCGAATCGCCCGCACCGCTGAGTGATCCGATCGGGCAGGTCCGGATGCGAATGATCGGTGCCGGTAAGGCGGCGCGGGCGTGGTACGGCACCGATTTGCGCGGCCCGACCGCATGTGAGGTCCTGCACGGTCCGGAGGTCGACGCGCTCACGGCGCGGCTCGGCCCGGATCCGCTGCGCCGCACCGCGGATCCCGGTCGAGCGGGCCAGCGGATCCGGCGCTCGAATCGCTCGATCGCGGCTCTGTTGATGGATCAGTCGGTCGTCGCCGGGGTCGGCAATGTCTATCGCGCGGAAGTGCTCTTCCGGCACGGTATTTCGCCGCGGCGTCCCGGACGCGAGGTCACGGCGACCGAATGGGACGCGCTGTGGGCGGATCTGGTCGCGCTGATGAAGGTGGGGGTGCGCAAGGGTGTGATCGTGGTGATCCGGCCGGAACACGACCGGGGAGCGCCGTCGTACGCGGTCGGAAAGCCGCGCACCTATGTCTATCGGCGAGCGGGCGATCCGTGCCGGATCTGCGCGACCACCGTCGCCCATGCCGTCCTGGAAGGGCGCAATCTGTTCTGGTGCCCGACGTGTCAGCCCGTCTGA